One window of Penaeus chinensis breed Huanghai No. 1 chromosome 34, ASM1920278v2, whole genome shotgun sequence genomic DNA carries:
- the LOC125043945 gene encoding exportin-2-like, giving the protein MEVTEENLARLVEVLTHTLSPDPTQRRSAEQFLSQVEGNENYPVLLLTLLTRDESQVPANIKLAASINLKNLVKRYWVVDEDGTNRISANDRIVIKREIVDLMLRSPEGVQRQLSEAISIIGKSDFPHQWQELIPYMADKFKSGDFNVINGVLQTSYSVMRRYEFEHKSEELWREILFVLNNFAQPLTNLLVELMKFAGENVNNGDALKVIFASLVSVGKLFLALNSQDLPEFFEDNMAVWMENFLTLLNFSSPLLTSEDDEIGVLEQVKSQVCEDITLYASKYREEFEPFIERFVTAVWNLLSTTTLAVKFDQMVSHAIQFLCAVAERDHSKGLFENEQVLSGICEKVILPNMHLRPCDEELFEDSPDQWVSQELEGADSETRRRAAVDFVRVLSRHFEARMTQVFGQYVQSMLATYGEKPNECWRNKVAAIYLVTTLSAKGHTARHGATQINELVNITEFYQNHILPELQNQDVNRLPVLKAEAIKYVISFRSALPFDAVKLCIPDLARLITAQSPVVHTYAAAAIDKIFLLRLNNQPLVQKNDVSPSAAVLYTNLLGALTIQGSEQNEYVMKAMMRVTSIIEGDLMQHAGLVVPQLVVKLQQVAKNPTKPHYVHYLFETLSLVIKTVCNSVDGAVGEFDRNLFPVFQEILQNEIDSLIPYIFQIISLLLERQKAEVPEAYLSLLPFLVMPVLWERPGYVVPMVRLLQAYIEKAHGQIVQMGKLEAVLGVFNKLNASKTNDHEGFYLVQCMLLHMPKEVLNSYWNQIFAIMFRRLTSSKTTKYVKSLLVFFSLFACQHSGGRLIQIIDSLQAGMFSMVVERLIVPDLQKVSGEIERKICAVGLSGLLADPALYNGNYAALWAPLLEAVVKLFECPEDSSLPNGEHFIEIEDIPAFQGSSARLMHAARSDIDPLKGQVENPPVFLAQQLSQLSQANPGTLQGRLAQMNAEVQAHIMKYLQMAGCSLA; this is encoded by the exons ATGGAGGTGACGGAGGAGAATCTCGCACGTCTGGTCGAAGTCCTGACACACACCCTCTCACCAGATCCTACACAGAGAAGGTCAG CGGAACAGTTCCTGAGCCAGGTTGAGGGCAATGAAAACTACCCCGTGTTACTACTTACCCTCCTCACGAGAGATGAATCACAAGTGCCAGCCAATATCAAGCTTGCTGCGAGTATCAACCTCAAAAATTTGGTCAAAAGATATTGGGTTGTG GACGAGGATGGAACCAATCGCATCAGTGCAAATGACCGCATCGTCATCAAGAGGGAGATTGTGGACCTCATGCTGCGATCGCCAGAAGGGGTCCAGAGGCAGCTGTCCGAGGCCATTTCCATCATCGGCAAGTCAGACTTCCCACACCAGTGGCAAGAACTGATCCCCTACATGGCTGACAAGTTCAAGTCag GGGACTTCAATGTTATCAATGGAGTGCTGCAGACCTCATACTCTGTGATGCGACGTTATGAATTTGAGCACAAATCTGAAGAGCTGTGGCGAGAAATCTTGTTTGTGTTGAATAACTTTGCCCAGCCACTTACAAATCTTCTTGTG GAACTGATGAAATTTGCTGGGGAGAATGTCAACAATGGAGATGCCCTGAAGGTGATCTTTGCCTCACTTGTGTCTGTAGGGAAGCTGTTCCTGGCACTCAACTCGCAGGACTTACCAGAGTTCTTCGAGGATAATATGGCTGTGTGGATGGAAaatttcctcaccctcctcaacTTCTCAAGTCCTCTTCTGACATCAGAAGATGATGAAATTGGAGTGTTGGAACAG GTTAAGAGCCAAGTTTGTGAGGATATCACCCTGTATGCCTCCAAGTATAGAGAGGAATTTGAACCCTTCATTGAACGATTTGTAACGGCTGTATGGAACCTCTTGTCAACAACCACTCTTGCTGTTAAGTTTGATCAG atgGTGAGCCATGCCATCCAGTTCTTGTGTGCTGTTGCAGAAAGGGATCACAGCAAAGGTCTTTTTGAAAATGAACAAGTTCTGTCGGGGATATGTGAAAAAGTTATTCTCCCAAACATGCATTTGAGAC CTTGTGATGAGGAATTGTTTGAGGACAGTCCTGACCAGTGGGTGTCACAGGAATTAGAAGGAGCCGATTCAGAGACTCGCAGGAGAGCTGCTGTTGACTTTGTCAGAGTGCTGTCAAGACACTTTGAAGCTAGAATGACACAGGTGTTTGGGCAGTATGTTCAG TCAATGTTAGCCACATATGGAGAGAAACCAAACGAGTGTTGGAGAAATAAAGTAGCTGCTATTTACCTTGTGACAACTCTTTCGGCCAAGGGACATACTGCGCGCCATGGAGCCACTCAGATTAATGAGTTGGTTAACATCACAGAATTCTATCAAAATCACATCCTTCCAGAGTTACAGAATCAAGATG TCAACCGCCTGCCAGTGCTGAAAGCTGAGGCCATCAAATATGTCATCAGTTTTCGCAGTGCTCTTCCCTTTGATGCTGTCAAACTATGCATCCCAGATCTTGCCCGTCTCATAACTGCCCAGTCACCTGTTGTGCACACCTATGCAGCAGCAGCCATTGACAAGATTTTCCTTCTCAGATTGAACAATCAGCCCCTGGTACAAAAGAATGATGTTTCACCTTCAGCTGCCGTGCTTTACACAAACCTCCTTGGAGCATTGACTATACAGGGTTCAGAACAGAATGAGTATGTAATGAAAGCCATGATGAGAGTGACAAGCATCATTGAAGGGGATTTGATGCAACATGCTGGTCTTGTTGTACCTCAGCTTGTTGTCAAGTTGCAACAAGTTGCAAAGAATCCCACAAAACCACATTACGTCCATTATTTATTTGAGACTTTGTCTCTGGTCATCAAAACCGTCTGTAATTCTGTGGATGGTGCTGTAGGAGAGTTTGACAGGAACCTCTTCCCAGTCttccaagaaatcttgcagaatgaGATTGATAGCCTTATCCCTTATATATTTCagattatctctctcttactggaGAGACAAAAAGCTGAAGTTCCAGAGGCTTACCTATCATTGTTGCCTTTCTTAGTAATGCCAGTGTTATGGGAGAGACCAGGCTATGTGGTGCCCATGGTGAGGCTGTTACAAGCATACATTGAAAAGGCTCATGGGCAGATAGTGCAGATGGGCAAGTTAGAAGCTGTTCTTGGTGTATTCAACAAGCTTAATGCATCCAAGACAAATGACCATGAAGGGTTCTATCTTGTCCAGTGTATGCTCTTGCATATGCCCAAGGAAGTTCTTAACAGTTATTGGAATCAGatctttgccattatgtttaggCGCTTGACTTCAAGCAAAACCACAAAGTATGTAAAATCTCTCTTGGTATTCTTTAGCTTGTTTGCCTGCCAACATTCAGGAGGACGCCTCATACAAATTATCGATAGCCTCCAGGCAGGAATGTTTAGCATGGTTGTTGAAAGACTGATTGTGCCTGACCTACAGAAGGTCTCTGGTGAAATAGAGCGCAAGATATGTGCAGTTGGACTCAGTGGTTTGCTGGCAGATCCTGCTttgtataatggtaattatgcagCACTTTGGGCCCCATTACTGGAGGCAGTTGTGAAATTATTTGAGTGTCCTGAAGATAGTTCTTTGCCTAATGGGGAACATTTTATTGAAATTGAAGACATTCCAGCTTTCCAAGGTTCATCAGCCAGACTAATGCATGCAGCCAGAAGTGATATAGACCCCCTAAAGGGACAAGTAGAAAACCCTCCTGTTTTCTTAGCACAGCAGCTCTCTCAGTTATCACAGGCTAACCCTGGCACTCTCCAAGGGCGCCTTGCACAGATGAATGCAGAGGTACAGGCACACATCATGAAGTATTTACAAATGGCAGGATGCAGTCTGGCATAA